One region of Aminobacterium colombiense DSM 12261 genomic DNA includes:
- the pth gene encoding aminoacyl-tRNA hydrolase: protein MRLIVGLGNPGVEYALTRHNIGWMVLDRLCSRYSAGNASLRFEGMVWGPLFIKGEKCLLLKPLTFMNLSGRSVAQVCHYYQILPEETLVISDDAALPFGQLRLRTKGSAGGHNGLASVLGALRTLGVPRLRVGVGAAPAERDMVSWVIGTFLPEERSLLPDVIEKAANAVELWLMEEIQTAMSQINNRDKTGSGES, encoded by the coding sequence TTGCGACTTATTGTTGGCCTTGGTAACCCTGGGGTAGAGTATGCTTTAACGCGGCATAATATAGGCTGGATGGTTCTTGACCGTTTATGCAGTCGATATTCTGCTGGGAATGCCTCATTAAGATTTGAGGGCATGGTATGGGGGCCATTATTTATTAAAGGCGAAAAATGCCTGTTGCTTAAACCCCTTACATTTATGAATCTTAGCGGAAGATCAGTAGCTCAAGTTTGCCATTATTACCAGATTTTACCTGAAGAGACTCTTGTCATAAGCGATGACGCGGCTCTTCCTTTCGGACAATTGCGGTTAAGAACGAAAGGTTCAGCTGGAGGCCATAATGGTCTTGCTTCAGTTTTGGGAGCTTTAAGAACCCTCGGGGTCCCACGGCTCCGAGTAGGCGTGGGAGCTGCTCCGGCAGAACGGGATATGGTGTCGTGGGTCATAGGGACTTTTCTTCCAGAAGAACGGTCTTTGTTGCCTGATGTTATAGAGAAGGCTGCAAATGCGGTGGAGCTTTGGCTCATGGAAGAAATTCAAACAGCCATGAGTCAGATAAATAACAGGGACAAAACCGGATCAGGCGAAAGTTGA
- a CDS encoding DEAD/DEAH box helicase produces the protein MWKSGEQVHLPVDGGARAWILGGASVPLLVVFSDQRQAEDFVSDFENLWEGEIVRLLYELPLSVEGVRNKSLLLQRGETLSKWKQEKGILATSPGGLLSPFLTGEGVFPLRREMGEERGRLLRWLEVAGYERVDLVWTPGQYVVRGFIVDIYDPAYALPIRIEFFDEIVESIRSFHPQSQMSAATLDEIEIHSITAAREKKLEEMIPDSCHTVLFEPSQIENKAESYRWLWEDLRHKAEVSSLSTWPDFSLSLLTNKPKIRISAAVARSRLALPIQECPHFRGDMDKFRWNCQYWRQEGYSIHLISSGTSLQNDNDLKDKLVFHKGSLSKGFIDEYRKIVLISDFEIGGLSLSPHSKPWRALPMDWKERLTENQLVVHEDYGVAVYRGVEEVASGGERFDSLILEFANKQRLLVPFMQIYKIDPLPEEATAETVLDSLRGTRWKKAVEKTRERVREEVKNLVRLYARRELLKGYAFPVASEIYRHFVEAFPYVETPDQLRAEQEILQDMESSHPMDRLLVGDVGFGKTEIAMRAAFKASEAGKQVVVLVPTTILAQQHYHTFRSRMAGFPIRVEVLSRFVSTSRQKRILEDTKKGLVDILIGTQRLLQKDIEFKDLGLLIIDEEHRFGVMHKEKLKDTREGLDVLTLSATPIPRTLSLSLRGLRSFSIISTPPYNRVPVLTMVGPRKKNLIHRAVLQELNRGGQVFFVSNRINRLKGKYEELKIMFPEARISMAHGQMAEKDLERTMLDFYNGNLDILVCTTIVESGLDIPRANTLIVDDAQELGLAQMYQLRGRVGRREEGAYAYFLYPETMPLQKETMERFEAISAFSDIGSGYSLALQDLQIRGSGDIIGVSQHGQDERVGYRFYYKMLEEEIARIRGELFSETPVDSELSGTIPSTYIPQDTIRITLYRRLLKSNDSKELNQLRKEIRDRFGPLPDSLTYLIDTVIVRISGASAGLASVVSGSDKTIVIIKNDRIHQRLCSFKGWIRTTDRIIGPGGYKGMSDLSEAIWSLLYKNAKKNGG, from the coding sequence ATGTGGAAGAGTGGGGAGCAGGTACATCTCCCTGTCGATGGAGGAGCACGCGCGTGGATATTAGGTGGGGCTTCTGTGCCTCTTCTTGTGGTTTTTTCAGATCAACGCCAAGCTGAGGATTTTGTATCAGACTTTGAAAATCTATGGGAAGGGGAGATAGTTCGACTTCTTTATGAACTCCCTCTCAGTGTTGAGGGGGTACGTAATAAATCTTTGCTCTTGCAAAGAGGAGAAACTCTATCTAAGTGGAAACAAGAAAAAGGCATCCTTGCTACTTCTCCAGGAGGGTTGCTTTCCCCTTTCTTAACAGGAGAAGGTGTTTTCCCATTAAGAAGGGAAATGGGTGAGGAAAGGGGACGTCTTCTTCGTTGGCTAGAAGTCGCCGGGTATGAACGAGTCGATCTTGTGTGGACCCCAGGACAATATGTTGTTAGAGGGTTTATTGTAGATATCTATGATCCTGCCTATGCTCTTCCGATTCGGATAGAGTTCTTTGATGAAATAGTCGAAAGCATTCGTTCCTTTCATCCCCAAAGCCAGATGAGTGCCGCAACCCTTGATGAAATAGAGATCCATAGCATAACGGCGGCCCGCGAGAAAAAACTGGAAGAAATGATTCCAGACTCTTGCCATACAGTGCTTTTCGAGCCCTCGCAAATTGAGAATAAAGCGGAGTCATACCGATGGCTATGGGAGGATCTGCGACACAAGGCGGAAGTTTCCTCCCTCAGCACGTGGCCTGATTTTTCATTGTCTCTACTTACAAATAAACCTAAAATTCGTATTAGCGCGGCTGTTGCCCGTTCTCGACTAGCATTGCCTATCCAGGAGTGCCCCCATTTCAGGGGAGATATGGATAAATTCCGATGGAATTGTCAGTACTGGAGGCAAGAAGGTTATTCTATCCATCTTATTTCCTCGGGAACCTCCCTTCAAAATGATAATGACCTAAAGGACAAGCTCGTTTTTCATAAGGGGTCACTTTCAAAGGGATTTATAGATGAATATCGAAAAATAGTATTAATCTCAGATTTTGAAATAGGGGGGCTCAGTCTCTCTCCACACAGCAAGCCATGGAGAGCTCTCCCTATGGACTGGAAAGAACGCCTTACCGAAAATCAGTTAGTAGTTCACGAAGATTATGGTGTAGCGGTGTACAGGGGGGTAGAAGAGGTTGCCTCAGGAGGGGAACGATTTGATTCTCTAATTCTTGAGTTTGCCAATAAACAAAGGTTGCTTGTACCCTTTATGCAAATTTATAAGATAGATCCCCTGCCCGAAGAAGCAACTGCAGAAACAGTGCTTGACTCTTTACGGGGGACACGATGGAAAAAGGCAGTTGAAAAAACAAGAGAACGAGTAAGAGAAGAAGTAAAGAATCTCGTTCGTCTTTATGCTCGCAGGGAACTCTTAAAAGGATATGCTTTCCCAGTGGCATCAGAGATTTATAGACACTTTGTAGAGGCTTTCCCCTACGTTGAAACGCCAGATCAGCTTCGTGCGGAGCAAGAGATATTGCAGGATATGGAAAGCTCACATCCTATGGACAGACTATTAGTAGGAGATGTGGGGTTCGGGAAAACAGAAATTGCTATGCGTGCTGCTTTTAAGGCATCAGAAGCAGGGAAGCAGGTAGTAGTACTTGTGCCTACTACAATTCTCGCACAACAACACTATCATACTTTTCGAAGCCGTATGGCGGGTTTTCCTATTAGAGTTGAGGTTTTATCACGCTTTGTTTCAACATCGAGGCAAAAACGTATTTTAGAAGACACTAAAAAAGGGCTGGTGGATATTCTTATTGGGACACAGCGTTTGCTCCAGAAAGACATTGAATTTAAAGATCTCGGACTTCTAATTATCGATGAAGAGCATCGTTTCGGGGTTATGCATAAAGAAAAGCTTAAAGATACAAGGGAGGGACTAGACGTTTTAACGCTTTCCGCGACTCCCATTCCGCGGACCTTATCTCTTTCATTACGTGGATTGCGAAGTTTTTCTATAATTTCAACTCCTCCTTATAACAGGGTACCAGTCTTAACAATGGTGGGGCCAAGAAAAAAGAATCTTATCCACCGGGCTGTGTTGCAAGAATTAAATAGAGGGGGACAGGTTTTCTTTGTGTCTAACCGGATTAATCGCCTTAAGGGAAAATACGAAGAACTGAAAATAATGTTTCCAGAGGCTAGAATAAGTATGGCCCATGGACAGATGGCTGAAAAAGATCTTGAAAGAACAATGTTAGATTTTTACAATGGCAACCTGGACATTCTCGTGTGTACGACTATTGTAGAAAGTGGTCTTGACATCCCTAGGGCTAATACCCTTATCGTTGATGACGCTCAAGAACTTGGTCTTGCGCAGATGTATCAGCTCAGGGGACGGGTTGGACGGAGGGAAGAAGGTGCATACGCTTATTTCCTTTACCCTGAAACTATGCCTCTACAGAAAGAAACAATGGAACGTTTCGAGGCTATATCTGCCTTTTCAGACATAGGATCGGGTTATAGCTTAGCCCTCCAGGATCTGCAGATAAGGGGAAGTGGCGATATTATAGGAGTGTCACAACATGGACAGGATGAGCGTGTAGGTTATCGTTTTTATTATAAAATGCTTGAGGAGGAAATAGCCCGGATCCGGGGAGAGCTTTTTTCTGAAACGCCGGTAGATAGTGAGCTTTCAGGGACTATTCCCTCGACATATATTCCTCAGGATACCATACGTATTACTCTTTACAGGCGGTTGCTGAAAAGCAATGACTCGAAGGAGTTGAACCAGTTAAGGAAGGAAATACGAGATCGTTTTGGCCCCCTTCCAGATTCTCTGACATACCTTATCGATACAGTAATTGTAAGGATTTCTGGAGCTTCTGCAGGTCTAGCTTCTGTAGTATCAGGGAGTGATAAGACTATAGTCATAATAAAAAATGATCGAATACACCAAAGGCTATGCAGCTTTAAAGGATGGATCAGAACAACAGATCGTATTATTGGTCCAGGGGGTTATAAAGGAATGAGCGACTTATCAGAAGCGATTTGGTCTCTTCTTTATAAAAATGCTAAAAAAAATGGGGGGTAA
- the mazG gene encoding nucleoside triphosphate pyrophosphohydrolase, with protein MDITENFLLGQLVEIMSRLRSPEGCPWDREQTFESLRSHIIEEAYELVEAITQQDKDEIREEAGDVLLQIVFVAQLAQEKGFFDIKDVISEICDKLIRRHPHVFGDVNVRGSADVLVNWEKIKVREKSTQKRDDTSILAGIPESLPPLLKAYRIQSKVSHVGFDWEKGDIAPLLGKVSEELREVEVATLREQQQEMEEEIGDLFFAVVNLSRHLGVNPDVALQRANRKFEYRFRQVEIMIHKEGKEWSDYGLQELEVLWDKAKNFTVSTKRPKKACDSSLQ; from the coding sequence ATGGATATCACAGAGAACTTTTTACTCGGACAACTTGTGGAGATTATGTCGCGGCTTAGGTCTCCTGAAGGTTGCCCTTGGGATAGGGAACAAACCTTTGAAAGCTTGAGAAGTCATATAATAGAAGAAGCATATGAACTGGTAGAAGCCATTACTCAGCAGGATAAAGACGAAATACGGGAAGAAGCGGGAGATGTTTTGCTTCAGATTGTTTTTGTTGCTCAGCTTGCTCAAGAAAAGGGCTTCTTTGACATTAAAGATGTAATATCTGAAATTTGTGATAAGCTCATACGAAGGCATCCTCACGTTTTTGGCGATGTTAATGTGAGAGGAAGCGCTGATGTTCTTGTGAATTGGGAGAAAATCAAGGTTCGCGAAAAATCGACCCAAAAACGTGACGATACCTCAATTTTGGCGGGAATTCCCGAGAGTTTGCCGCCTTTATTAAAAGCATACAGAATTCAATCTAAAGTTTCTCATGTTGGTTTTGATTGGGAGAAAGGTGATATTGCTCCTCTTCTTGGAAAGGTAAGTGAAGAGTTAAGGGAAGTGGAAGTGGCTACTTTGCGAGAGCAACAACAGGAGATGGAGGAAGAGATAGGCGACCTGTTCTTTGCTGTAGTTAATCTTTCCAGACATTTGGGAGTGAACCCGGATGTAGCCTTACAGCGTGCAAACAGGAAGTTCGAGTATCGTTTTCGTCAGGTAGAAATAATGATTCATAAAGAAGGAAAAGAATGGTCTGATTATGGTTTACAAGAGCTCGAAGTTCTATGGGATAAGGCGAAGAATTTTACCGTTTCAACGAAGCGGCCAAAAAAGGCTTGCGATTCATCATTACAGTAA
- a CDS encoding pyruvate carboxylase subunit B produces MIMNEEKGKNTVKIGKNERSAKVGKVENLNVPKVRVTETALRDAHQSLMATRMRIEDMLPVAEMMDEIGYHSLEVWGGATFDSCMRFLDEDPWERLRGLRKMFKKTKLQMLLRGQNIVGYRHYADDTVREFVKRAVGNGLDIIRIFDALNDLRNMEVAADQVKKEGAHLQLSISYTLSPVHTLTAFADLSVKMKEMGADSICIKDMAGLLSPVDASKLVKAIKKNTGLPVQVHSHYTSGMASMAYLASIEAGADVVDCAISPFSMGTSQPPTESLVAALAGGPYDTGMKLEKLVPVANHFKQIREKYKDIFVSLTAVDVNVLIYQIPGGMYSNLESQLKEQNAMNRLDEVLQEVPRVRKEMGYPPLVTPTSQLVGTQATLNVLVGERWKIIPKEVRSYLMGYYGKPPAEVDPEIRKKAIGDEMPITCRPGEKIEPEMEEAKKAVEAWALQPEDALSYALFPAVAKDFLMKKYAQKTKRDIGLETLVDGTGYPV; encoded by the coding sequence ATGATAATGAATGAAGAAAAGGGTAAAAACACGGTCAAAATCGGGAAGAATGAGAGAAGCGCAAAGGTTGGAAAGGTTGAGAACTTGAATGTTCCGAAGGTGCGCGTAACTGAAACGGCATTGAGAGATGCCCATCAATCTCTTATGGCTACAAGGATGCGTATAGAAGATATGCTCCCTGTAGCTGAGATGATGGATGAAATAGGGTACCACTCTCTTGAGGTTTGGGGTGGCGCTACTTTCGATTCATGCATGCGTTTCCTTGATGAAGATCCCTGGGAAAGGTTAAGAGGGCTTCGTAAAATGTTTAAGAAAACGAAGCTCCAGATGCTTCTGAGGGGGCAAAATATTGTAGGATATAGGCATTATGCAGATGATACTGTGCGGGAATTTGTAAAGAGAGCAGTAGGAAATGGTCTTGATATCATTCGAATATTTGATGCTCTTAATGACTTGAGAAATATGGAAGTTGCAGCAGATCAGGTGAAAAAAGAAGGGGCCCACCTGCAACTTTCAATTTCCTACACCCTCTCTCCCGTTCACACTTTAACAGCATTTGCAGACCTTTCAGTCAAGATGAAAGAGATGGGTGCAGATTCTATCTGCATAAAAGATATGGCAGGTCTCTTAAGTCCAGTAGATGCCTCTAAACTGGTAAAAGCCATTAAAAAGAATACAGGACTCCCAGTTCAGGTCCACTCTCATTACACGAGCGGCATGGCATCTATGGCTTATCTAGCTTCTATTGAAGCTGGTGCAGACGTGGTAGATTGCGCCATATCCCCATTCTCTATGGGGACAAGCCAGCCTCCTACGGAATCTCTGGTAGCAGCGTTGGCCGGCGGTCCTTATGATACAGGAATGAAACTGGAGAAGCTTGTACCAGTAGCCAATCACTTTAAACAGATTCGCGAAAAATATAAAGATATCTTTGTGAGCTTGACAGCAGTAGACGTGAATGTTCTTATATATCAGATTCCTGGAGGAATGTACTCTAATCTCGAAAGTCAGCTGAAAGAGCAGAACGCGATGAATAGACTCGATGAGGTGTTGCAAGAAGTACCCCGTGTCCGCAAAGAGATGGGTTACCCCCCACTCGTAACGCCGACGAGCCAGCTTGTGGGGACTCAGGCTACTCTCAACGTCTTAGTAGGGGAGCGCTGGAAAATTATACCGAAAGAAGTGCGAAGCTATCTCATGGGATACTACGGCAAACCCCCGGCAGAAGTTGATCCTGAAATTAGAAAGAAAGCCATAGGGGATGAAATGCCCATCACATGCCGTCCCGGAGAAAAAATTGAACCAGAAATGGAAGAAGCGAAAAAGGCAGTGGAAGCATGGGCTCTTCAGCCGGAAGACGCACTTTCTTACGCATTATTCCCGGCAGTAGCCAAAGATTTCCTAATGAAAAAATATGCTCAAAAAACAAAAAGGGATATCGGTCTTGAAACACTAGTTGATGGAACCGGTTATCCCGTATAG
- a CDS encoding PhoH family protein: MNENHLKESEMGTYSQTMVVSDQDIMERLAGNNDENFRVIEERFPVRLVVRGEQITVQGPDNDVVQTVFRYLEELFKVAKQGHQILVADVRYGMDMIAVEGKADLAPLYNDVICTTARGKPVRPKTGGQKLYIEAMRAHDIVFAIGPAGTGKTYLAVCHGVAMLKAGAISRIVLVRPAVEAGESLGYLPGDLREKVEPYVRPLYDAFYDLFSPERFLRYIDKNVIEIAPLAYMRGRTLNDSFIILDEAQNTTPEQMKMFLTRLGFGSKAVVTGDITQIDLPSGKKSGLIQVREILEGIKGIAFLELTNRDVVRHEIVQRVVRAYEEYENRKQ, encoded by the coding sequence ATGAATGAAAATCATTTGAAAGAGTCGGAAATGGGCACCTATTCTCAGACAATGGTGGTTTCTGATCAGGATATTATGGAACGCCTTGCAGGAAATAACGATGAAAACTTTCGTGTTATTGAAGAACGTTTTCCCGTGCGTCTTGTAGTTCGAGGAGAGCAAATCACGGTACAAGGGCCTGATAATGACGTTGTTCAGACTGTATTTCGTTACCTTGAAGAACTTTTTAAGGTGGCAAAACAGGGGCATCAAATATTAGTTGCTGATGTTCGGTATGGTATGGATATGATCGCTGTGGAGGGGAAGGCAGATCTTGCCCCCCTCTACAATGATGTTATTTGTACAACAGCGAGAGGCAAGCCTGTTCGCCCTAAGACGGGTGGCCAGAAACTGTACATAGAGGCTATGCGTGCTCACGATATCGTTTTTGCTATAGGCCCGGCAGGAACAGGCAAGACATACCTGGCCGTATGTCATGGAGTGGCCATGTTAAAAGCTGGAGCCATCAGTCGCATTGTTCTTGTGCGTCCAGCAGTGGAAGCTGGTGAAAGTCTTGGATATTTGCCAGGGGATCTTAGAGAAAAAGTTGAGCCTTACGTTCGGCCTCTTTATGATGCTTTTTACGATCTTTTTTCGCCAGAGCGTTTTTTGCGATATATAGATAAAAATGTTATAGAAATAGCTCCCCTTGCTTACATGAGAGGAAGGACCTTGAATGATAGTTTTATCATTCTCGATGAGGCTCAGAATACAACGCCTGAGCAGATGAAAATGTTTTTAACCCGTCTTGGTTTCGGATCTAAGGCAGTGGTGACAGGAGATATTACCCAGATAGATCTCCCTTCTGGGAAAAAGTCAGGCTTAATTCAAGTGAGAGAAATTCTGGAGGGGATAAAAGGAATTGCCTTTCTTGAGCTTACCAACCGCGATGTGGTACGCCACGAAATAGTACAACGAGTGGTTAGGGCGTATGAAGAATATGAAAATAGGAAGCAGTAA
- a CDS encoding HD family phosphohydrolase produces MNRISSRISMKEDVFRLTSVFLLLFFAVLLILARWFFDGGRAGFVQGHPAPRTYLAISPMKYIDEEKTNLLRSRVESTISGVLVKDTEAINTMTSQLKSLEAGDFQGAMIPKDLIAILQEMPERRRQTTLKAVATIGFQFLIKENNGDEFATPAPEKLWGKIEELNFPAEMNNLIYQILEAVLRPAVKIDEELTQGLRNDLAASLKPIEQYLKVGDVIVEKGKIITPQLSRILLSQGYLQQQFPWKILLFSALLILCWPFWIQLPAFAAGGRQKYETNEIYIACIVGAYWFAEYISGLLGARGVAIITLSGWVYLVLPFTLGFQVVFGASIIASILLTSFSTSGIVLVSFMGLVAAMTGPFFLKDVHSRSHLWRQLFIAGLLPVFAGMLARWTIALEMSWQVFLFACLGEALWGTVVIAFLPIWENFFDIMSPLRLMELSYPTQPLLKKLQIEAPGTYHHSLMVGTLAETAADRLGMNAYLVRAGAYYHDIGKLRRPHFFVENQMEGENVHDELTPSLSALVIIAHVREGLEIAEEYNLPGKLRQFIAEHHGTTCLSYFFRKSSSQGEKLPREQFCYPGPRPSSRETALLMLADSVEAAVRADRRNISGIQDLEKVISGVVESKVVEGQLDDVDFTLKDLAEIKEALIYALQSVYHGRKVKEIQSSDESSQSPTPSQGEGGENSQSKQEE; encoded by the coding sequence ATGAATCGAATAAGCTCAAGAATATCGATGAAGGAAGATGTCTTTCGTTTGACTTCCGTGTTCTTGCTTCTTTTTTTTGCGGTCCTTCTTATTCTTGCGCGGTGGTTCTTTGATGGCGGGCGGGCCGGCTTTGTACAGGGTCATCCTGCCCCTCGTACTTATCTTGCCATATCCCCTATGAAATATATTGATGAAGAGAAGACAAATCTTCTTCGCAGCCGTGTTGAAAGCACTATATCAGGAGTCCTTGTTAAGGATACAGAAGCCATAAACACTATGACATCCCAGCTTAAATCTCTTGAAGCAGGAGACTTTCAGGGCGCCATGATTCCTAAGGATCTTATTGCCATTTTACAAGAGATGCCAGAACGAAGGAGACAAACAACTCTCAAAGCAGTTGCAACTATCGGTTTCCAGTTTCTTATAAAAGAAAACAATGGTGACGAATTTGCGACTCCTGCCCCAGAAAAGCTTTGGGGGAAAATTGAAGAATTGAACTTCCCGGCAGAGATGAATAATCTTATCTATCAGATTCTGGAAGCTGTCCTTCGACCTGCGGTTAAAATTGACGAAGAGCTAACACAGGGGCTTCGTAATGATCTGGCCGCAAGCCTCAAACCAATAGAGCAGTATCTCAAGGTTGGGGATGTTATCGTAGAAAAGGGAAAGATCATAACTCCTCAGCTCTCTCGTATTCTTCTATCACAAGGATATCTTCAGCAGCAATTCCCATGGAAGATCCTTCTTTTTTCTGCTCTACTAATCCTTTGCTGGCCTTTTTGGATACAGTTGCCGGCTTTTGCTGCAGGAGGTCGACAAAAATATGAAACAAACGAAATATATATTGCTTGTATAGTAGGGGCCTATTGGTTTGCTGAATACATTTCTGGTCTGTTGGGAGCCCGGGGAGTGGCTATTATTACTTTGTCAGGTTGGGTATATCTTGTTCTGCCCTTTACTCTTGGTTTCCAGGTTGTTTTTGGGGCGTCTATTATAGCCTCTATTCTACTGACATCCTTCTCAACATCAGGAATAGTTCTTGTGAGTTTTATGGGCCTGGTGGCAGCTATGACGGGGCCTTTTTTCTTAAAAGACGTTCACTCCAGAAGCCATTTATGGAGACAGCTTTTTATCGCAGGCTTGCTTCCTGTCTTTGCTGGAATGTTAGCGCGATGGACCATTGCACTAGAAATGTCATGGCAGGTGTTTTTGTTTGCTTGTCTAGGAGAGGCCTTATGGGGTACGGTGGTCATTGCTTTCCTGCCCATCTGGGAAAACTTTTTTGATATAATGTCACCTCTGCGCCTTATGGAGCTTTCATATCCGACTCAGCCATTGTTGAAAAAACTCCAGATAGAGGCTCCGGGCACATACCATCATTCTCTAATGGTGGGGACATTGGCAGAAACTGCAGCAGATAGACTTGGCATGAATGCATACCTTGTTAGAGCAGGTGCGTATTATCACGATATAGGCAAGCTAAGGCGTCCTCACTTTTTTGTTGAAAATCAAATGGAAGGTGAAAATGTTCATGATGAGCTAACTCCGTCTCTTTCTGCCCTTGTTATCATCGCCCATGTACGAGAGGGTTTGGAAATTGCGGAGGAATATAATTTGCCAGGAAAGCTCCGTCAGTTTATAGCGGAACATCATGGGACTACATGTCTTTCTTATTTTTTCCGCAAATCAAGTTCTCAGGGGGAGAAATTACCTCGAGAGCAATTTTGTTATCCTGGGCCAAGACCCTCTAGCAGGGAAACGGCATTGTTAATGCTGGCAGATTCGGTAGAAGCAGCTGTCCGAGCAGATCGGCGAAATATTTCGGGGATACAAGACCTGGAAAAGGTTATATCTGGCGTCGTTGAGTCTAAAGTAGTCGAGGGACAGCTTGACGATGTTGATTTTACTTTAAAAGATTTAGCAGAAATAAAAGAGGCCTTGATCTATGCCCTTCAATCAGTTTATCATGGCCGTAAGGTTAAAGAAATACAATCGTCAGACGAGAGTAGTCAAAGCCCAACTCCCAGCCAGGGTGAGGGCGGGGAGAATTCTCAAAGCAAACAGGAGGAGTAA
- the ybeY gene encoding rRNA maturation RNase YbeY yields the protein MKVHLCLDSVDDGESESIRALRKLEGCEEVLERVVQRLFQGRYENQQAEVSISIVSTTEMQEINREYRGIDQPTDVLSFPMWEEGEEFCPPSGWEMLPLGDILICEEVVRENARQNNVSYIEELYLIVAHGFLHLLGIDHDTVEKQEMMWSLQSIIRDEWLLALNKIQSDSPIEGGLI from the coding sequence GTGAAGGTTCATTTATGCTTAGACAGTGTGGATGATGGAGAATCCGAAAGTATTAGGGCCCTCAGAAAACTTGAGGGCTGTGAGGAAGTGTTGGAGCGGGTTGTTCAGCGTCTTTTTCAGGGGAGATACGAAAACCAGCAAGCAGAAGTATCTATTTCTATAGTTTCAACCACGGAAATGCAGGAAATTAATAGGGAATACAGAGGAATAGACCAGCCAACAGATGTCCTTTCTTTCCCCATGTGGGAAGAGGGAGAAGAGTTTTGCCCCCCCAGCGGATGGGAGATGCTTCCTTTGGGCGACATACTCATTTGTGAAGAAGTGGTCAGGGAGAATGCAAGGCAAAACAACGTTTCGTATATAGAAGAGCTGTACCTGATAGTAGCCCACGGTTTTCTTCACCTCTTAGGTATAGACCATGATACCGTCGAAAAACAGGAGATGATGTGGTCTCTCCAATCAATAATTCGTGACGAATGGCTTTTGGCTCTCAATAAGATTCAAAGTGACTCCCCCATTGAAGGAGGATTGATTTGA
- a CDS encoding hemolysin family protein encodes MDIPASAIKALIFLLFLIICSAFFSSAETAITAAGRGKLLALQERHPYQRRFFQWLVGDVQRALTITLVSNNLVNIAASAVATSLAILLFGHRGVLWAVIIMTVVIVIFGEVLPKSIAIIKSEAILIFTLPILRLLGVVFSPFIWIMNRLVRVLGLLFGVDLRMQHTFVTREEIEQMVNIGEASGVLEAVERKMIHGIISFEETRVYEIMVPRTDINAIANDASIGDSVAIFQEYGHSRIPVFDESLDDIVGILYAKDAIPYLFSGKIDEPVSKLKRDALFVPETMKIVDVFNIMKNRRVHMAIVVDEYGGTAGLVTLEDLLEEIVGEIQDEYDFETAPVLKETGGNYLVQANVSLEDLSETLAYPFESEDAESVGGLVLSLTGGFPEKGALLQYGKWEIEVLDVEDHRIKLLRFHEVLLKDEENEED; translated from the coding sequence GTGGATATTCCTGCATCTGCTATTAAAGCTTTGATCTTTCTCCTCTTCCTTATAATTTGTTCCGCATTCTTTAGCAGCGCAGAAACGGCTATAACCGCAGCAGGGAGAGGTAAACTGCTAGCGCTTCAAGAACGCCACCCATATCAGCGCCGTTTTTTTCAGTGGCTTGTAGGAGATGTCCAACGTGCTCTCACGATTACTCTTGTTTCAAATAATCTTGTTAATATTGCGGCCAGCGCTGTTGCCACTTCCCTGGCGATTCTTCTTTTTGGCCATAGAGGAGTGCTCTGGGCCGTTATAATAATGACCGTTGTCATTGTTATCTTCGGCGAGGTTTTACCTAAAAGCATTGCTATCATAAAATCAGAGGCTATATTGATCTTTACTCTTCCCATCCTTAGGTTGCTTGGAGTGGTTTTCTCTCCCTTCATCTGGATTATGAACCGACTTGTGCGGGTGCTTGGTCTTCTTTTCGGTGTAGATCTCCGCATGCAGCATACCTTTGTGACAAGGGAAGAAATAGAGCAAATGGTGAATATAGGAGAAGCTTCAGGTGTCCTTGAGGCAGTGGAGCGAAAGATGATCCATGGAATCATCTCTTTTGAAGAAACTCGTGTTTACGAGATTATGGTTCCTAGAACTGATATAAACGCTATAGCAAACGATGCAAGCATCGGAGATTCAGTGGCTATTTTTCAGGAGTATGGACATTCAAGAATTCCTGTCTTCGATGAGAGCCTGGATGATATTGTAGGGATTCTTTATGCGAAAGATGCCATCCCCTATCTCTTTTCTGGAAAGATTGACGAGCCTGTATCAAAACTGAAAAGAGATGCTCTTTTTGTTCCGGAAACTATGAAAATCGTTGATGTTTTTAACATAATGAAAAATAGAAGGGTACATATGGCTATCGTAGTTGACGAATATGGCGGAACGGCTGGACTTGTTACTCTTGAAGACCTGCTTGAAGAGATAGTTGGAGAAATTCAAGATGAGTACGATTTTGAAACAGCGCCGGTTCTCAAAGAAACGGGTGGGAATTATCTTGTACAGGCCAATGTGAGCCTGGAAGACTTAAGTGAAACCCTTGCCTATCCTTTTGAATCAGAAGATGCAGAAAGTGTGGGAGGTCTGGTTCTCTCATTAACAGGGGGATTCCCTGAAAAAGGGGCACTTCTTCAATATGGAAAATGGGAAATAGAAGTTCTTGATGTGGAAGATCACAGGATAAAGCTTTTGAGGTTTCACGAAGTGCTATTAAAGGACGAAGAAAATGAAGAAGACTGA